Within Homo sapiens chromosome 2, GRCh38.p14 Primary Assembly, the genomic segment AAAAATCAAAAATGCTACAATGTGCATCTCCTTTGAgtatcatgttggcactcaaacaTTTAGAgatgcttgcttatttatttatttatttatttatttatttatttattgagacagagttgcactctttcacccatgctggagggcagtggtgctatctcagctcactgcaaccctgcttcctgggttcaagtgattctcctgcctcagccccccgagtagctgggattacaggcatctgccaccatgcctggctaatttttttagttttaatagagatggggttttgccacattggccaggctggtcttaaactcctggcttcaagtgatccacctccctcggcctctcaaagtgctgggattacaggtgtgagccaccatgcccagcctcaatcttttttatttcagccaTTTTTAGAGTATGTTACATTATTGTATTCTGGTTTTAATGCTTTCACTGGCGATTAATCAAGTTGATcatctttttacatatttattggccatttgtataggCTCTTTTGTGAGGTGCCTATTCAagctttttgcttatttttcctatTGGGTTACCTGATATTTTcctactgatttttttctattgattttaaagaataaatttttatatatctgtataaTTCTTTtgttacgtgtgtgtgtgtgtgtgtgtgtatacatatatcaccAAAATATCTTCTCTCACTCTTTGACTTGCCATTTCAATCTTTAATGGTAGCTTATgaacagaaattctttttttttttttgagatggagtctcactctgtcgcccagcctggagtacagtggtgcaatctcggctcactgcaacctccgtctcctgggttcaagcgattctcctgcctcagcctcccaagcagctgggattacaggcacccaccaccatgcccagctaatttttgtatttttttagtaaagacggggtttcatcatgttggccagcctggtttcgaactcttgatctcaggtgatcctcccaaagtgctaggattacaggtatgagctactgcacctagccagaaattcttaattttaatgtagttcaattattttttcttctttaatgtttaatatactctgtgtcttatttagtaaatattttcctatctataaatctttaagatatttttctatgttttcttctaaaagctaTGTTATTTAATCTTTGACTTTTAAACCTATAATCTACctggaattcatttttgtatatgatgtcaGATACATATATCTGTGTATTGttgctcttgttctttttttttctttattatactttaagttctagggtacatgtgtacaatgtgcagatttgatacatatgtatacatgtgccatgttggtgtgctgcacccattaactcgtcatttacattaggtatatctcctaatgctatccctcccccagctccccaccccccaacaggccccagtgtgtgatgttccctgccctatgtccaagtgttctcattgttcaatttccacctataagtgagaacatgtggtgtttggttttctgtccttgtgtcagtttgctgagaatgatggtttccagcttcatccatgtccctgcaaaggacatgaacgcatcctttttatggctgcatagtcctcattcttttttttttttttttaattgatcattcttgggtgtttctcgcagagggggatttggcagggtcataggatagtagtggagggaaggtcagcagataaacaagtgaacaaagatctctggttttcctaggcagaggaccctgcggccttccgcagtgtttgtgtccctgggtacttgagattagggagtggtgatgactcttaaggagcatgctgccttcaagcatctgtttaacaaagcacatcttgcaccgcccttaatccatttaaccctgagtggacacagcacatgtttcagagagcacagggttgggggtaaggtcacagatcaacaggatcccaaggcagaagaatttttcttagtacagaacaaaatgaaaagtctcccatgtctgcttctttctacacagacacagcaaccatccgatttctcaatcttttccccacctttcccccttttctattccacaaaaccgccattgtcatcatggcccgttctcaatgagctgttgggtacacttcccagacggggtggtggccaggcagaggggctcctcacttcccagaaggggcggccgggcgggcagaggcgccccccccacctccctcccggacggggcggccggccgggcgggggctgaccccccacctccctcccggacggggcggctgccgggcggagacgctcctcacttcccagatggggtggctgccgggcggaggggctcctcacttctcagacggggcggctgctgggtgaaggggctcctcacttctcagatggggcagctgggcagagacgctcctcacctcccagacggggtcgcggccgggcagaggcgctcctcacctcccagacggggtcgcagccgggcagaggcgctcctcacatcccagacagggcggcggggcagaggcgctccccacatctcagacgatgggcagccaggcagagacgctcctcacttcccagatgggatggtggccgggaagaggcgctcctcacttcccagactgggcagccaggcagaggggctcctcacctcccagaggatgggcggccaggcagagacgctcctcacttcccagacggggtggcggccgggcagaggctgcaatctcggcactttgggaggccaaggcaggcagctgggaggtggaggttgtagcgagccgagatcaccccactgcactccagcctgggcaccattgatcactgagtgaacgagactccgtctgcaatcccggcacctctggaggccgaggctggcggatcactcgcgattaggagctggagactagcccggccaacacagcgaaaccccgtctccaccaaaaaaatacgaaaaccagtcaggtgtggcggcgcgcgcctgcaatcgcaggcacttggcaggctgaggcaggggaatcaggcagggaggttgcagtgagccgagatggcagcagtacagtccagcttcggctcagcatcagggagaccgtggaaagagagggagagggagactgtggggagagggagggagagggagagggagagggagcatgAGCATCttgttctttattttcctaagaaattgccttaaatttttctttcatatcatCTCAATTTTTCATTTATGCTATAATACTTATAAATTCCAGAGCTTTTTATTCAAGTATTCCTTTTATCTGtccatcctttttctttaaaaatatacattattctggTATTGTTTCATAGTTGCATAATCTTCTCTTATTTCTGAAGATAATCATATATTcaaaagtattttcctttttacttggCTTCTGATTTCTCTGGACTGATAGTGTTTCCtgttttggttctgtttttcatGTAACAGACTTTCCTCAAATGTCTTATAATCCTTGGTAATTACTCATATTTAGTGGAAGGTCTTGATAACTCTGAGTTCCTGTGTAGGGTCATTGGGTTGTGTTGTTTAGTTGGAGAGGTTTCAATATAAGCATCTAGAAGTCATTCCTCTTAGGCTAACCAGATTTTCTAGAGAAGAGGCTTTAACTTTCCTGCCTAGAGGATGGAAGTCTTGCCAGCCTCTGGGAACCTCCTGAAGAAAGTGGGATGGGGAAAGGGGCCAAGGCTCAGAATCCAGGATGTGTATGTTCACTTGATGCCCTGCTTTCAGCATGGCACCGTTTACAACTCTGCTTGGTGCTCTATGGCCAGAAAACCTctgtgtttcttgtttgtttttgttttttgagacagagtcttgctccgtcacccaggctggagaatgcagtggcgtgatctcggctctctgcaacctccggctcctgggttcaagtgattctcttgcctcagcctctaaagtagctgagattacaggcacctgccaccatgcctggctaatttttgtatttttagtagagacagggttttgccaagttggccaggctgctcttgaactcctgacctcaaatgatccacccacctcaacctcctaaagtgcttgaattacaggcgtgagccaccgcacctggccaaaatctcTGTGTTTTACTTTCCAGAGGAAAATAACCTGCATTTGTTTGGGGTTTAGACTTTCAGTCAGCTCTATTTGAGCAcctccccaacccctgccacccccgccccccaacacacacacactctctctctctctctctttcactcacTTACTCACACATACACTCTTTCTCTTACTTGCATATAAATCTAATATAGCTAACTCATGAGCCTTTCAGGGATTCCGAGTAGTAAATTTTATTAGTTCTTGGCTTTCCCTATAATCAACCAAGGTTTTAGTTTTCTCAGATCTACCAAGTCTTTTACCAATTGTTTACTTTCTGCTTTccgtaattttattttattgctattatgTGCCCTTTAATCTTTCTAGCTTGAATTATGACTTttacagtgtgtgtgtatgtttgggtgtgtgtgtgtttattgtcATTTTAGTGGGTTCAGGGAAGGATTCAAACTACATGTGTTTAATCTGCTCTCTTTACCCAGAAGTATcacataattttatacatttgaaacacaagaaatgtttctttgaattttgagctcaggaattaaattaatttagaaaatagatttgagggcaaattattttttcttttcagatgatGAAATGGAATTGGAGCCGCTGAGCTGGATAGGTGAAGGCACTAATGATGAAGGAAAAATAGGTATAGAACATTAAAGAAAGTCATGTATAGCTAAGCAGCAAAAGATTGGATTTTGCTTAACCTTCACAttttctaggaggaaaaaaatgtttttctttcactatTAAGAAAAACCTGATTTGGAAACTAAATAGAGGTGGTGGCCATATACATTGTGAATATAGTAAATTACCGCTGAATTGTTCACTTTcaaaatggttaattttgtgttatgtgaatttcacttcagttaaattttttttaacctaaaaaacCGACATGAACATTTTCAAAGCTTACAGCTACATTGACATCTGGCTTTTGGGGATAACAGATAAATTGACTCCTTACACAGGTCTCCTTAAGTTGTGTTCCATTGTCTACCTAGGAGCTTTGTAGAGATTAAAAAATGCTTACAAGTATAATTTTAGAAGGTTTTTCAGAATGTTATTCATTTTGGGAAAACAAAGAGCAAGATCTATTCCAAGGGGTAGCAAGTGAAACTGATATTTTTCTCTAGTAAAGAAAGTGAAaggaggcagggtgcagtggttcacgcctgtaatcccagcactttgggaggctgaggcaagaggatcacttgagcccaggagttggagaacggcctgggcaacatggcaaaaaccccatctctacaaaaattagttgggcatggtggcacacgtctgtagtcctagctacttaggagactgaggtggaaggattgcttgagactgggaggttgaggctgcagtgccataattacaccactgcactccagcctgggtgacagagtaagaccctgtctctcaaaaaaaaaaaaagaaaaaaaagaaaagaaggtgaaaggaattaacacatatttaatgtatatactTCCTACCATCAGAATCTGTTCATTGGAACAACATAATTCTTGATGCACACAAGACCTTTTGACACTTTAATCATTCAATCTTTAATAGAAGAAAGGGAAATTCTGATGGGATGCTGGCACAGTtcctataaatttatataaatgtatattgctaATATCGTatatgaaaaacatttatttattttattttatttatttatttttttgagacggagtctcgctctgttgccaggctggagtgcagtggcgcaatctcagctcactgcaacctccgcctcctgggttcgagcaatttgcctgcctcagcttcccaagtagctgggactacatgcgtgccaccaggcccagctaattcttgtacttttagtagaaacggggtttcaccatgttggccaggatggtctcaatctcctgaactcatgatccgcccccctcagcctcccaaagtgctgggattacaggtgtgagccaccgcgcccggccaaaacactgtttttcaaaaaagtttaCTGGCATCTTAtctaaaatgtgttatttttcagTTTAGTGTGTCTTAGAGCAGGGTTCCCCAACCCCTGGACCATGGACCGCTACCactctgtggcctgttaggaattgGGCTGCACAGCAAGAGCGGGCCAGCAAGCATTATCACATGAGCTcttcctcctgtcagatcagcagaggTATTAGATTTGCATAGGAGCATGAAcgctattgtgaactgtgcatgcgagggatgtaggttgtgtgctccttatgagaacctaAGAATTaccctgatgatctgaagtggagcAGTTCATCCCAAAACCAACCCCCCTCTCCATCtgaggaaaaattatcttccatgaaaccagtccctggtgccaaaatggttggggACTACCATCGTAGAGAGCATGTGTCCTGAAGCCATAATGtcagggttcaaatcctggcactGCCTCTTATTAGTTAAACCTGCCATGCctcattcttctcatctgtaaaatggacaagaTAATAGGGCTATTGTGATGAAtatgaatgaatacatgtaaaGATCTTTTAATCTTATCTGATACAGAGTGCTAAATAAGTATTATCTGCtcttttttcttgccattttctTAAACTGCTATCTATAAAGCACATCTGGAGGACTGTACATAATATATGCAATGTGAAGACTCCTTCATTACCAGGGTATCTTTGTCATGGCTCCAGTGAGCACTATAGTTGCAACAATGCCATCGGCTTCCTCTTTCTCATTACATTTGTGGTTGTGGTTAAGTGCaacctatttttccttagaaacaGAATGGTTTTGCTacctttattttctaaagaatcCTAGACTTCATAATGTAGTGGATTTGTTTGAACAGTAAAATCAAGAAACTATAAACAGTGTTTATTTTCAACTCTCTGTGTTTGGTTTAGACATAATCCCtattatttgtacattttcccTGGGAATCAATGAAAAGACTGGGAATGAATCTGAGCTGTAAACCTGCCATTGGAAGATGTAATTAGTCAGTCAGTGGCCATAAAGAGTAttcgatttttttaaaagctatttttccTTACCGGTATTGTGTGGCTGCAAGTGATAAATGATGAGAATTCTCTcttgcaattattattttagtttgtaACTGCTTAATTTCCTGCAAGATGAAGTTCTGTGTTTACATGTTATGATTTTCATTACTAagccatcttttaaattttactttacagATCAACAGTACAAATTCTGAAGTTTGTAAACTTGCTGATGGTGGTGGTAAGCCATGGCAGATGATAAAGTTGCTATCTTAACGGATGATGAAGAGGAACAGAAGAGAAAGTATGTGCTTGCAGATCCCTTTAATGGTATTTCCAGGGAACCAGAACCACCTTCGAATGAAACACCTTCCTCCACAGAAACATCTGCTATTCCTGAGGAGGAaatagactggatagagaaacATTGTGTTAAGATAAACAACGATCTTCTAATTTCcaaggtcttttattttttcttttactctgcCTATGGCTCTCTCTATCCCCTTTTGCCTGTGTATTACAAACAGCTGGGAATGTCTCCAAGCCAGAGTGGACTACTAGTAGGTATTCGTTACTTCATTGAATTCTGCAGTGCCCCCTTTTGGGGTGTAGTTGCAGACCGctttaaaaaaggcaaaattgtcctcctcttttctcttttgtgttgGGTTTTATTCAACCTGGGCATTGGATTTGTCAAACCTGCTACCTTGAGATGTGTACCAAAGATTCGCCCAACAACTCACCCCACCAATGCAAGTCACCAGTTAACTATCCTGCCAACAAATTCTTCCTTTACCTCTTTCCTCACCATATCACCAAAAATGCGTGAGAAAAGAAACCTTTTGGAAACAAGGCTCAATGTCTCAGACACCGTTACTTTGCCAACAGCTCCAAACATGAACAGTGAACCCACTCTGCAGCCCCAGACAGGTGAAATTACTAACCGTATGATGGACTTGACTTTGAACTCAAGCACAGCAACCCCTGTCTCCCCAGGAAGCGTAACCAAGGAGACAACCACTGTTATTGTTACCACCACCAAATCTTTACCTTCTGACCAAGTCATGCTTGTTTATGATCAACAAGAAGTTGAAGCTATATTCTTGGTGATCTTGGTAGTTGTCATAATAGGAGAATTTTTCAGTGCCTCTTCTGTCACAATCGTAGACACGGTCACACTCCAGTATCTGGGAAAACACAGAGATCGCTATGGGTTGCAGCGCATGTGGGGCTCCCTGGGCTGGGGCCTGGCGATGCTGTCTGTGGGCATCGGGATCGACTACACCCACATCGAAGTGCTCATCGATGGAAAGGGGTGTAAGCCCCCCGAGTACAGGAATTACCAGATCGTCTTCATCGTCTTCGGCGTTCTCATGACCATGGCCTTGATCGTTGCCACTCAGTTCCGGTTCCGCTACAACCATTTCAAAAACGATGATTCTAAAGGGAAAGAGGTGGAGATCCCGCAGGTGGAAAGGAACAACTCTACAGAGTCCTCTGAGGAGACACCAACCACCACAAGCCACTCGCAGGCCTTCAACTTTTGGGACTTAATCAAGCTGCTCTGCAGCGTGCAGTATGGCTCAGTGCTGTTTGTGGCTTGGTTCATGGGTTTTGGATATGGCTTCGTGTTCACCTTTCTCTACTGGCATTTGGAAGACCTCAATGGAACTACAACCCTCTTTGGGGTCTGTTCAGTCCTGAGTCATGTGTCTGAGCTGACAGCATATTTTTTTAGTCACAAGCTTATTGAATTGATCGGCCACATCAGGTAAGAACATGCTTACGATTGCTGCCCCTCAGCAATTGAACTTTATCTTTTTATGGTTTATAGCTCCTTCTACTACAATTTTAAGGTATTATAATTTGTGTTGAGGATAGGGTTGGAGTGGAAATGgggatttctgtttcttttcctccttaaaatagaaacaaaggaaaggaagtcaTGAACCTGGTTGGattatctcaaataaacaaagaatGGCTTCCTCTGCTCTCCCACCCCACAGAAAAGACCTATAGGCTACCTAGCTGTGTGCTAAGAGACTCTCACAGTACATGTTTTCAGGTATAGGAACACCAGCTTAGTGAACATATTATTCCATGGAGGGTCCACCTGTCCTAGGCATTTATGAACCAGAGCTTAAGTAGATAAAGTGGACTTTTTTAAGCCTTTATTCTCAGCCACTTGCTGACATAGATAGAGCCTGAATATATGGCATCTAAAGATGTCCATTATATCTAATAAGACTGTGATGTAACCCACCGTAATCCCTAATTCCATGATATTACATGGATGAGgttcttaagtattttttttggGTTATTACATGACTCCCTGCATTTCTGTCCACCATGAAGACATAGGATATTTGAAAATCTTTCTTCCACCTAAAATTTCCCATGTAATTCTtttagttataaaaaaaaaaatctataggctgggcacagtggctcacacctgctaatcccagcactttgagaggccgaggcaggtggatcacttgaggtcaggagttcgagaccagcctggccaacatggtgaaaccccatctctactaaaaatacaaaagttagccgggcatggtggcacgcacccgtagtcccagctactcgggaggctgacgcacaagaatcacttgaacccaggaggcagaggttgcagtgagtcaagatcacaccactgcacaccagcctgggcaacagagtgagactccatctaaaaaaagagaaCACCCTGTAAGTGCCTAGTGTTTCTTGTTGTGTACTATTTCTTCTCACCATTAATGTGCACCTTGCTCTTTAGAGATCTTTCTGCTCTGTTGGCTCTAAATGTGGAGCCAACTCCACTTAAGCATTCTTGCCTTACAGAAAAGTACGACATGTCTGTTCCTAAAATGTGAAGTTGCTGTAACTAAAAGCAAccgtatgt encodes:
- the MFSD6 gene encoding major facilitator superfamily domain-containing protein 6 isoform a (isoform a is encoded by transcript variant 4), producing MADDKVAILTDDEEEQKRKYVLADPFNGISREPEPPSNETPSSTETSAIPEEEIDWIEKHCVKINNDLLISKVFYFFFYSAYGSLYPLLPVYYKQLGMSPSQSGLLVGIRYFIEFCSAPFWGVVADRFKKGKIVLLFSLLCWVLFNLGIGFVKPATLRCVPKIRPTTHPTNASHQLTILPTNSSFTSFLTISPKMREKRNLLETRLNVSDTVTLPTAPNMNSEPTLQPQTGEITNRMMDLTLNSSTATPVSPGSVTKETTTVIVTTTKSLPSDQVMLVYDQQEVEAIFLVILVVVIIGEFFSASSVTIVDTVTLQYLGKHRDRYGLQRMWGSLGWGLAMLSVGIGIDYTHIEVLIDGKGCKPPEYRNYQIVFIVFGVLMTMALIVATQFRFRYNHFKNDDSKGKEVEIPQVERNNSTESSEETPTTTSHSQAFNFWDLIKLLCSVQYGSVLFVAWFMGFGYGFVFTFLYWHLEDLNGTTTLFGVCSVLSHVSELTAYFFSHKLIELIGHIRVLYIGLACNTARYIYISYLENAWTVLPMEVLQGVTHAAIWAACISYLSAAVPPELRTSAQGILQGLHLGLGRGCGAMIGGVLVNYFGAAATFRGIGMACLVILLLFALIQWLAVPDEEEDKTMLAERIPVPSSPVPIATIDLVQQQTEDVMPRIEPRLPPKKTKHQEEQEDVNKPAWGVSSSPWVTFVYALYQIKEMMQLTRDNRASEIQPLQGTNENRENSPAGRAQPVPCETHSDPSRNQPSPDAAASQTQTSPAHPSVDPCTEESEEQQAQLAAGGH
- the MFSD6 gene encoding major facilitator superfamily domain-containing protein 6 isoform b (isoform b is encoded by transcript variant 6), producing the protein MADDKVAILTDDEEEQKRKYVLADPFNGISREPEPPSNETPSSTETSAIPEEEIDWIEKHCVKINNDLLISKVFYFFFYSAYGSLYPLLPVYYKQLGMSPSQSGLLVGIRYFIEFCSAPFWGVVADRFKKGKIVLLFSLLCWVLFNLGIGFVKPATLRCVPKIRPTTHPTNASHQLTILPTNSSFTSFLTISPKMREKRNLLETRLNVSDTVTLPTAPNMNSEPTLQPQTGEITNRMMDLTLNSSTATPVSPGSVTKETTTVIVTTTKSLPSDQVMLVYDQQEVEAIFLVILVVVIIGEFFSASSVTIVDTVTLQYLGKHRDRYGLQRMWGSLGWGLAMLSVGIGIDYTHIEVLIDGKGCKPPEYRNYQIVFIVFGVLMTMALIVATQFRFRYNHFKNDDSKGKEVEIPQVERNNSTESSEETPTTTSHSQAFNFWDLIKLLCSVQYGSVLFVAWFMGFGYGFVFTFLYWHLEDLNGTTTLFGVCSVLSHVSELTAYFFSHKLIELIGHIRVLYIGLACNTARYIYISYLENAWTVLPMEVLQGVTHAAIWAACISYLSAAVPPELRTSAQGILQGLHLGLGRGCGAMIGGVLVNYFGAAATFRGIGMACLVILLLFALIQWLAVPDEEEDKTMLAERIPVPSSPVPIATIDLVQQQTEDVMPRIEPRLPPKKTKHQEEQEDVNKPAWGVSSSPWVTFVYALYQIKEMMQLTRDNRASEIQPLQLHIGKEMKGDQ